A part of Rubrobacter calidifluminis genomic DNA contains:
- a CDS encoding peptidoglycan DD-metalloendopeptidase family protein, translating to MTSGEGGMGAASRLRLFALVVKGREEVRVRRGEERPSGGRSGGGGIGRLVRLAGILVLVGLALAVRSDASGAQNYSFSGHFFLEARKIVGHGLTVSLAGRGDGAQLEFGFDRAEVYGLKLSGSSSSPGFQRLQASVANERADVVELQDMKVDVSSFRFAVSGGCLRVGKHPLDVTLSNAALKATRMSAAGVSFPGGAGGGPALSVSAGFEPIAGQMPLIGVGQTLKDVNSTLEGLAAGGICGDGGQDVSAPQGPVPKVTRGEIPPDYLAAYRDAAKRYGLDWSILAAIGQIESNHGEGGKKHICVLGPYTAYGSAVGPMQFLPSTWQRVKVDADGDGVADPCDYRDAIFGAAKYLRENGAPQDYMRAIFAYNHSWQYVREVLALAAAYRRGVPVQKAPPAGGGSYDCDPTRELLVGADEPRLTRISGNGRAVFPLPRRYFDSYTDSWGASRPQNASAGASSMHEGIDLMAPKGTPIYSVTSGTVEPVAGGNRDGWNYLGGWAIMIRADHDVGPIHRGDELYYAHMERPSALRPGDHVRAGELIGHVGDSGQGPEGTAGLFPPHLHFGWYDPTGRRAQVPSGAMNPYPLLNWLRQNGGVARGGRLGTAYEGIAPTDASCPGRYPAGGYPAQGLPVLTSGGGGLPASAPTYGGTKVAAPAGHAVPGGGYVPHETVGHTVHHQMVHHRVVHHQSSVASGGSGGSEVHQKAVVKVTGGDGRNVSVEQSAHQSSSGGVTTGSSSPSSRAKPAPGSSPAEGGSAGESLPSSASSSGHASPASSSPASSASPSTGRTSRAGGGSSASSSSSGNSGSGSPASSSPSSGSRASSSPTSSSPSSGSRASSSPASSSGASDTSSCSSSPLDLRKITGGGRGKCHEKGILRDLLGG from the coding sequence TTGACGAGCGGAGAGGGGGGCATGGGGGCTGCATCGAGGCTTCGTCTCTTCGCCCTGGTGGTAAAGGGGCGGGAGGAGGTCCGGGTCCGCCGGGGCGAGGAGCGTCCGAGCGGGGGACGTTCGGGTGGCGGGGGCATCGGGCGCCTGGTCCGGCTGGCGGGGATTCTGGTGCTCGTCGGGCTGGCGCTCGCTGTGCGCTCGGATGCCTCTGGGGCGCAGAACTACTCTTTTTCCGGCCACTTCTTTCTCGAGGCCAGGAAGATCGTCGGGCACGGTCTTACGGTCTCTCTCGCTGGGCGGGGAGATGGGGCGCAGCTTGAGTTCGGTTTCGACCGTGCCGAGGTGTACGGGTTGAAGCTCTCCGGGTCTTCTTCTTCGCCGGGCTTCCAGCGTTTGCAGGCATCGGTGGCCAACGAGCGGGCGGACGTAGTCGAGCTACAGGACATGAAGGTCGATGTCTCTTCGTTTCGTTTCGCGGTTTCGGGGGGGTGCTTGCGGGTTGGCAAGCATCCGCTGGATGTGACTTTGAGCAACGCGGCGCTCAAGGCCACCAGGATGAGCGCGGCGGGGGTGAGCTTCCCGGGTGGGGCAGGCGGGGGACCGGCACTCTCCGTGAGCGCGGGCTTCGAGCCGATCGCGGGGCAGATGCCGCTCATCGGGGTCGGGCAGACCTTGAAAGACGTGAACTCGACGCTCGAGGGGCTCGCCGCTGGAGGGATCTGCGGGGATGGTGGGCAGGACGTCTCCGCGCCTCAGGGGCCTGTTCCGAAGGTCACGCGCGGCGAGATCCCACCGGATTACCTGGCTGCCTACCGGGATGCGGCGAAGCGGTATGGACTCGACTGGTCCATCCTCGCCGCGATAGGACAGATAGAGAGCAACCACGGTGAAGGCGGCAAGAAGCATATCTGCGTGCTGGGGCCCTACACGGCGTACGGGAGCGCGGTTGGGCCCATGCAGTTTTTGCCCTCCACCTGGCAGAGGGTGAAGGTCGACGCGGACGGTGACGGGGTTGCCGATCCCTGCGATTACAGGGATGCCATCTTCGGAGCCGCGAAGTACTTGAGAGAGAACGGGGCGCCGCAGGACTACATGCGGGCCATCTTCGCCTACAACCACTCCTGGCAGTATGTGCGGGAGGTCCTTGCTCTCGCCGCGGCCTACCGCAGGGGGGTGCCGGTGCAGAAGGCGCCACCGGCCGGCGGGGGATCTTACGACTGCGATCCGACGCGGGAGCTCCTTGTGGGGGCGGATGAACCACGCCTCACCAGGATCTCCGGCAACGGCCGGGCGGTGTTCCCGCTCCCCAGGCGCTACTTCGACTCGTACACGGACTCCTGGGGTGCTTCCCGGCCGCAGAATGCCTCGGCTGGAGCGTCGAGCATGCACGAGGGTATAGACCTCATGGCGCCGAAGGGAACCCCCATCTACTCGGTAACCAGCGGAACGGTAGAGCCCGTGGCGGGCGGCAACAGGGATGGGTGGAACTACCTCGGTGGATGGGCGATCATGATACGTGCCGACCACGACGTCGGTCCCATCCACCGCGGGGATGAGCTGTACTACGCCCACATGGAGCGACCTTCTGCCCTGAGGCCGGGAGACCACGTACGGGCCGGCGAGCTCATAGGGCACGTGGGTGACAGCGGGCAGGGACCGGAGGGTACCGCCGGGCTGTTCCCCCCGCACCTGCACTTCGGGTGGTATGACCCGACGGGGCGCAGGGCACAGGTTCCTTCGGGCGCGATGAACCCGTACCCGCTGCTCAACTGGCTGCGGCAGAACGGCGGCGTCGCCCGGGGCGGCAGGCTCGGGACCGCCTACGAGGGGATCGCACCCACCGATGCCTCCTGTCCCGGGCGCTACCCGGCCGGAGGCTACCCGGCTCAGGGGCTTCCCGTCCTCACGAGCGGAGGGGGAGGGTTGCCTGCGTCCGCCCCGACCTACGGTGGTACGAAGGTGGCGGCTCCGGCTGGCCATGCCGTGCCAGGGGGCGGATACGTCCCGCACGAGACCGTGGGGCATACGGTGCACCACCAGATGGTTCACCACCGGGTGGTACACCACCAGAGCAGCGTCGCAAGCGGTGGCTCCGGCGGGAGCGAGGTGCACCAGAAGGCGGTCGTGAAAGTCACGGGTGGTGACGGACGGAATGTCAGCGTGGAACAGAGCGCGCACCAGAGCAGCAGTGGTGGGGTAACCACGGGCTCGAGCTCGCCTTCGAGCAGAGCGAAACCGGCTCCCGGTTCAAGCCCCGCAGAGGGTGGCTCTGCGGGCGAGAGCCTCCCCAGCAGCGCATCGTCGTCGGGGCACGCTTCTCCGGCCTCCTCTTCTCCTGCTTCCAGTGCATCCCCGTCTACCGGGAGAACCTCCAGGGCCGGTGGTGGCTCATCCGCCTCCAGTTCCTCCTCAGGGAATTCTGGATCGGGAAGCCCGGCTTCCTCGTCGCCCTCTTCCGGCTCCCGCGCGTCTTCGAGCCCGACCTCGTCGTCGCCTTCTTCAGGCTCCCGTGCGTCTTCGAGCCCGGCCTCCTCGTCGGGAGCTTCGGATACCTCTTCGTGCTCCTCTTCCCCGCTCGATCTGCGAAAGATCACCGGCGGGGGAAGAGGGAAGTGCCACGAAAAGGGCATCCTGCGGGATCTCCTCGGCGGCTGA